Proteins encoded together in one Miscanthus floridulus cultivar M001 chromosome 16, ASM1932011v1, whole genome shotgun sequence window:
- the LOC136510729 gene encoding uncharacterized protein: MDEGSGLNKLYASTLDKMGIPRSSLRPNKAPFYWIVQGKKVMPLGRIRLNITFGQLDNFRKEPLTFEVVDFPGVYHALLGRPCFAKFMVIPNYTYLKLKIPNLKGVITVKGRFEQAYYYKHDYVTQAVTLVTPGAPNRPSHDVGRALVEEATKTAAVLDRPSIGEAVKTSSDGGGRLTPLSRRSTP; the protein is encoded by the coding sequence atggacgagggcagtggcctcaacaaaCTCTATGCCAGCACCCTCGACAAGATGGGCATCCCTCGGAGTAGCCTGCGCCCCAACAAGGCACCATTCTATTGGATTGTGCAAGGGAAGAAAGTCATGCCCCTCGGGCGCATCCGGCTCAACATCACCTTCGGCCAGCTGGACAACTTCCgcaaggagccactcacctttgAGGTCGTCGACTTCCCCGGAGTCTACCATGCCCTCCTTGGTCGACCGTgcttcgccaagttcatggtcatcccaaactacacctacctcaagctcaagataccCAACTTGaagggggtcatcaccgtcaAGGGAAGGTTTGAACAAGCCTACTACTACAAGCATGACTACGTCACCCAGGCAGTCACACTGGTCACCCCAGGTGCTCCTAATAGGCCTAGCCATGACGTAGGAAGGGCTCTGGTGGAGGAAGCAACCAAAACGGCGGCGGTGCTCGACCGACCAAGCATCGGCGAGGCAGTCAAGACCTCTAGCGATGGTGGTGGCCGACTGACCCCCCTATCTAGGCGCTCAACCCCCTAG